One Rutidosis leptorrhynchoides isolate AG116_Rl617_1_P2 unplaced genomic scaffold, CSIRO_AGI_Rlap_v1 contig34, whole genome shotgun sequence DNA segment encodes these proteins:
- the LOC139883016 gene encoding uncharacterized protein — translation MQNTNQMWLVEFFVLKVRALKDDIKKRSFFGKVVADMHVIEFQKRGLPHVHMVIWLGKDFETKLPQIADDIIMTEILDPKIDPSGYLAVCKNMIHGPCGPGHSFSPCMVDGKCSKSFPKAYCSATTKDQNGSIVHQRGNIGIHAEKNVFLDHRYVVPFNRDLVVKYQAHINLQICTDGNLMKYLFKYLHKGPDRAKVQILKQPQHSSQDTTPSSQHPNSSNTHTSSKDPIPVLHGISQTKDEILAYLDCRYLSAYEAVWRIFEFPIHERNPPVQRLAVHLPGHNLVSYRDGVPIRILQNPKVGKTTLNEWMETNKIYPEARGLTYQEFPSGWVWNSSDRK, via the exons ATGCAGAATACAAACCAGATGTGGTTAGTAGAGTTTTTCGTTTTGAAAGTTCGTGCGCTCAAAGATGATATCAAAAAGAGGAGTTTCTTTGGTAAAGTTGTTGCAG ATATGCATGTTATTGAGTTTCAAAAACGTGGTTTGCCACACGTCCATATGGTCATATGGTTGGGAAAGGACTTCGAGACAAAATTGCCTCAGATTGCAGATGATATTATAATGACAGAGATTCTTGACCCTAAGATCGATCCTTCTGGATACTTAGCTGTGTGCAAGAACATGATACATGGGCCATGTGGTCCTGGCCATAGTTTTTCTCCATGCATGGTGGATGGAAAATGCTCAAAATCCTTTCCAAAAGCTTATTGTTCTGCAACCACCAAGGACCAGAATGGTTCGATTGTTCACCAAAGGGGAAACATTGGCATACACGCAGAAAAAAATGTTTTTCTAGACCATAGGTACGTTGTCCCATTTAATCGAGACTTAGTTGTTAAATATCAAGCTCATATTAATCTTCAAATTTGCACCGATGGTAATCTGATGAAATATCTGTTTAAATATTTGCATAAAGGTCCAGATAGAGCTAAAGTACAAATTCTAAAACAGCCACAACATTCTTCTCAAGATACGACTCCATCATCTCAGCATCCTAATTCTTCTAATACACACACATCGTCAAAGGATCCCATTCCTGTTTTGCATGGTATCAGCCAAACAAAAGATGAAATTCTGGCTTATCTTGACTGCCGCTACTTATCAGCCTATGAAGCAGTATGGAGGATATTTGAATTTCCTATACATGAAAGAAATCCACCGGTTCAGCGTCTTGCCGTCCACTTACCTGGCCACAATCTGGTTTCTTATCGAGATGGTGTTCCGATCCGAATCCTTCAAAATCCTAAGGTAGGAAAAACAACTCTCAATGAGTGGATGGAAACCAACAAGATATATCCAGAAGCCAGAGGTCTTACATATCAAGAGTTTCCAAGCGGCTGGGTTTGGAACTCAAGTGATAGAAAGTAG
- the LOC139883017 gene encoding uncharacterized protein, producing MNINPRVGEAYFLRLLLTVCKGATSFKDLMLLMDNLCDNFGVACKAHALVGDDTEWLRVMEDVHEWASSSHLRYLFAVILMFCDVSNCALICNFLSTHLFSCNNEWVLGGCQLTEMWLACRIFDQKSCISHGLAADFDSFSGLPKTDYSSWPAGHITIHSAFAIPINAHQSSTCRVKKNTHRAELLRRADLVSWDEAPMTHRFCFEAVNRTLNDICIGVDADDVFFGGDTFVLDGDFRQTLPVVEEGDEVATISASITKSDLWPHFKVLKLISNMRLA from the exons ATGAACATAAATCCCAGGGTTGGTGAGGCGTACTTTCTCCGCCTACTGTTGACAGTGTGCAAGGGAGCCACCTCTTTTAAAGATCTCATGCTGTTGATGGACAATTTGTGCGATAATTTCGGAGTTGCATGTAAAGCACATGCTTTAGTGGGAGACGACACTGAATGGCTTAGAGTAATGGAGGATGTCCATGAATGGGCGTCATCATCACATCTAAGATATTTATTTGCGGTGATCCTAATGTTTTGTGATGTCTCTAACTGTGCGCTGAT CTGCAACTTCTTGTCGACTCATTTATTCAGCTGCAACAATGAGTGGGTTTTAGGAGGCTGTCAGCTCACTGAAATGTGGCTGGCATGCAG GATATTTGATCAAAAGAGTTGTATTTCCCATGGTTTGGCAGCTGATTTTGACAGTTTTAGTGGGCTGCCCAAGACTGATTATTCAAGCTGGCCGGCTGGACATATT ACTATTCACTCGGCTTTTGCAATACCCATCAATGCACATCAGAGTTCAACTTGTCGTGTCAAGAAAAATACACATCGTGCGGAACTTCTTCGGAGGGCTGATTTAGTCAGTTGGGACGAAGCTCCCATGACCCATCGGTTTTGTTTTGAAGCTGTCAATAGGACTCTCAATGATATATGCATTGGCGTTGATGCCGATGATGTCTTCTTCGGAGGGGATACATTCGTCCTTGATGGAGATTTCCGCCAAACCTTGCCAGTCGTAGAAGAGGGAGACGAAGTAGCAACTATATCTGCTTCAATCACTAAATCAGATCTCTGGCCACATTTTAAAGTACTGAAACTTATTTCCAATATGAGGTTGGCATGA